A section of the Triticum dicoccoides isolate Atlit2015 ecotype Zavitan chromosome 7A, WEW_v2.0, whole genome shotgun sequence genome encodes:
- the LOC119331582 gene encoding tryptophan decarboxylase 1-like: MGSLDTNPMSFSALPSDKAAFEPLNPEDVRAYLHKAVDFISDYYTNIESMPVLPSVKPGYLQDELSASPPTYSAPFDVTMKELRTSVVPGMTHWASPNFFAFFPSTNSAAAIAGDLIASAMNTVGFTWQASPAATEMEVLALDWLAQLLRLPTTFMNRTSTSRGTGGGVILGTTSEAMLVTLVAARDAALRRSGSVGVSNITRLVVYAADQTHSTFFKACRLAGFDPANIRSIPTGPETNYGLDPAKLLEVMQADANAGLVPTYVCATVGTTSSNAVDPVGAIADVAAMFNVWVHVDAAYAGSACICPEFRHHLDGVERVDSISMSPHKWLLTCLDCTCLYVRDAHRLSDSLETNPEYLKNDATESGEVTDLKDMQVGVGRRFRGLKLWMVMRTYGTAKLQEHIRSDVAMAKMFEDFVRADERFEVVVPRNFALVCFRIKASGAMTEEDADEANRVLMDNLNKTGKAYLAHTVVGDKFVLRFAVGSSLQEERHIRSAWDLIKKTTSSIMD, translated from the coding sequence ATGGGCAGCTTGGACACCAACCCTATGTCCTTCTCCGCCTTGCCCAGCGACAAGGCCGCGTTTGAGCCGCTCAACCCCGAAGATGTTCGCGCATACCTCCACAAGGCCGTGGACTTCATCTCTGACTACTACACCAACATCGAGTCCATGCCGGTTCTTCCTAGCGTGAAGCCGGGATACCTGCAAGACGAGCTCAGCGCATCCCCGCCGACTTACTCTGCGCCGTTCGATGTCACCATGAAGGAGCTCAGGACCTCCGTCGTCCCCGGCATGACACACTGGGCTAGCCCCaacttcttcgccttcttcccctcCACCAACAGCGCCGCTGCCATCGCTGGGGACCTCATCGCCTCTGCCATGAACACCGTCGGGTTCACGTGGCAGGCCTCGCCTGCAGCCACTGAGATGGAGGTTCTTGCTCTCGACTGGCTTGCGCAACTCCTGCGCCTACCCACCACCTTCATGAACCGCACGAGCACTAGCCGTGGAACCGGTGGTGGTGTCATCCTTGGAACAACGAGCGAGGCAATGCTCGTCACGCTAGTCGCCGCCCGTGACGCAGCACTGCGTCGGAGCGGCTCTGTCGGCGTGTCCAACATCACACGCTTAGTTGTGTACGCTGCCGACCAGACCCACTCCACGTTCTTCAAGGCGTGCCGCCTCGCAGGCTTCGACCCTGCCAATATCCGCTCCATCCCCACCGGGCCGGAAACTAACTACGGGCTCGATCCGGCCAAGCTTCTTGAGGTAATGCAAGCTGATGCCAATGCTGGTCTCGTGCCAACATATGTCTGCGCCACAGTAGGCACCACATCTTCCAACGCTGTCGACCCAGTGGGAGCTATTGCCGACGTTGCCGCCATGTTCAATGTGTGGGTCCACGTCGATGCTGCCTATGCTGGCAGCGCGTGTATCTGTCCGGAGTTCCGCCACCATCTCGACGGCGTTGAGCGTGTGGACTCCATTAGCATGAGCCCACACAAATGGCTTCTCACGTGTCTCGATTGCACATGTCTCTATGTCCGTGATGCTCACCGACTAAGCGACTCGTTGGAGACCAACCCAGAGTACCTCAAGAACGACGCTACTGAATCCGGCGAGGTCACTGATCTTAAGGACATGCAAGTCGGCGTTGGTCGGCGCTTTCGTGGGCTCAAGCTTTGGATGGTCATGCGAACCTATGGTACCGCAAAGCTCCAAGAGCACATCCGTAGTGATGTCGCCATGGCCAAGATGTTTGAAGATTTCGTCCGTGCCGACGAGAGGTTCGAGGTGGTCGTACCGAGGAACTTTGCTCTTGTGTGCTTTAGAATCAAGGCAAGTGGAGCCATGACGGAGGAGGATGCCGATGAGGCCAACCGTGTGCTAATGGATAATCTGAACAAGACTGGGAAGGCTTATCTTGCACACACGGTGGTTGGTGACAAGTTCGTTCTTCGGTTTGCCGTTGGGTCGTCACTGCAGGAGGAGAGACATATAAGAAGTGCCTGGGACCTCATCAAAAAGACTACGAGCAGTATCATGGATTAA
- the LOC119333637 gene encoding DELLA protein RHT-1-like, which translates to MVLCASDMANVEQRLEHLKMAMRMGGVGAGAAPDNNFGTHLATNTVHYNPTNLSHWVESMLSHLNAPLPPLPPAPQLNTSTSSTVTGGGYFDLPPSI; encoded by the coding sequence ATGGTCTTGTGTGCGTCCGACATGGCGAACGTGGAGCAGAGGCTGGAGCATCTCAAGATGGCCATGAGGATGGGCGGCGTGGGCGCTGGCGCCGCCCCCGACAACAACTTCGGCACCCACCTCGCCACGAACACCGTGCACTAcaaccccaccaacctctcccatTGGGTCGAGAGCATGCTCTCCCATCTCAACGCGCCGCTACCGCCCCTCCCGCCCGCCCCGCAGCTcaacacctccacctcctccaccgtCACGGGCGGCGGCTACTTCGATCTCCCGCCCtccatttga